Proteins co-encoded in one Papaver somniferum cultivar HN1 chromosome 5, ASM357369v1, whole genome shotgun sequence genomic window:
- the LOC113283610 gene encoding uncharacterized protein LOC113283610 isoform X2, producing MESEKSTTASRRRSRRERKMALQQDVDKLKKKLRYEENVHRALERAFTRPLGVLPRLPPYLPPYTLELLAEVAVLEEEVVRLEEQVVNCRQGLYQEAVKSSSQSEGNSSTSTTSRHIPVTTSISTISSNSTQLATDSVSDRTVSNVNRPTDGKRSLKKFHPHSVQSLEDTRGKENHSCINATKTKKDPGARIRTTIKKAPMVKNFGLKKSQLECSIDQDKAEHKIHGIQDERMSEGESNSPNKTSEDIVKCLSSIFLRMNTQRNRGMESNENCEEMEFGDPYGICSKELCKRDIGPYKHLCTIEASSMNPCWRTNSIFLIQRLKILLGKLALVNLQGLDHQQKLAFWINIYNSCMMNAFLEHGIPDSPEMIVALMQKATLNVSGQSLNAMTIEHFILRLPYHLKSTYSKGTINEEMTAKSLFGLEWSEPLVTFALSCGSRSSPAVRVYTASQVENDLETAKKDYLQAAVGISKLHKLAIPKLLDWYMLDFAKDLESLLDWICLQLPTELRKEALNCIERRRKEPVSQLVEVMPYEFNFRYLFQR from the exons ATGGAATCCGAGAAATCTACAACTGCCAGTCGTCGTAGatcaagaagagaaagaaaaatggCTTTACAACAAGAT GTTGATAAGCTAAAGAAGAAACTAAGATATGAAGAAAATGTTCACAGAGCATTAGAAAGAGCTTTTACTAGACCATTAGGTGTTCTACCTCGTCTTCCCCCATATCTACCTCCATAT aCATTAGAACTTCTAGCTGAGGTAGCTGTTTTGGAAGAAGAGGTTGTTAGGTTAGAAGAACAAGTTGTAAATTGTAGACAAGGGCTTTATCAAGAAGCTGTTAAATCTTCATCTCAATCGGAAGGAAATTCATCAACATCGACAACTTCTAGACATATACCAGTTACTACTAGTATCAGTACAATTTCTTCCAATTCAACCCAATTGGCAACTGACTCGGTTTCGGACCGAACCGTGAGTAATGTTAATAGACCGACGGATGGAAAACGATCCTTGAAAAAGTTCCATCCTCATTCGGTTCAATCATTAGAAGATACTAGGGGTAAAGAGAATCATTCTTGTATTAACGCTACCAAGACAAAGAAAGACCCAGGTGCAAGAATCAGAACCACGATAAAGAAAGCTCCAATGGtgaagaattttggtcttaaaaAATCACAG CTAGAATGTAGTATAGACCAAGATAAGGCAGAACATAAAATTCATGGAATTCAAGATGAAAGAATGTCAGAAGGGGAAAGCAATAGCCCGAACAAAACTTCGGAGGATATAGTGAAGTGTTTGTCGAGCATCTTCTTAAGAATGAACACACAGAGAAATAGAGGAATGGAGTCTAATGAAAATTGTGAAGAAATGGAATTTGGAGACCCTTATGGTATTTGTAGTAAGGAGTTATGTAAAAGAGATATTGGGCCGTATAAACATCTTTGCACAATTGAAGCTAGCTCGATGAATCCTTGCTGGAGAACTAACTCTATATTTCTAATCCAAAGACTTAA GATTCTTCTCGGAAAACTAGCATTAGTTAACTTACAGGGACTTGATCATCAACAGAAGCTCGCTTTTTGGATCAATATCTATAattcttgtatgatgaac GCCTTCTTAGAGCATGGGATACCCGACAGTCCGGAGATGATTGTTGCATTGATGCAGAAG GCAACCTTAAACGTCAGCGGACAGTCACTGAATGCGATGACGATCGAGCATTTCATTTTGAGGCTGCCTTATCATTTAAAATCG ACATATTCTAAAGGTACAATAAATGAGGAAATGACTGCAAAAAGCCTATTTGGATTGGAGTGGTCTGAGCCTTTGGTTACATTTGCACTCTCGTGTGGAAGCAGGTCCTCTCCAGCT GTGAGAGTATACACTGCTTCCCAAGTTGAAAATGATCTTGAAACAGCTAAAAAAGACTACTTGCAAGCAGCAGTTGGCATCTCTAAATTGCACAAATTAGCGATTCCAAAATTGTTAGATTGGTACATGCTCGACTTCGCAAAGGATTTAGAATCATTACTGGATTGGATATGTCTGCAATTACCGACCGAGTTAAGGAAGGAAGCACTCAACTGTATTGAGAGGCGGCGAAAGGAACCTGTTTCACAACTCGTAGAAGTGATGCCCTATGAATTCAATTTCAGGTATCTTTTCCAACGGTAA
- the LOC113283610 gene encoding uncharacterized protein LOC113283610 isoform X1, protein MNTRVRTRIQTMKAEAPVNHEKLEKQTRIASMESEKSTTASRRRSRRERKMALQQDVDKLKKKLRYEENVHRALERAFTRPLGVLPRLPPYLPPYTLELLAEVAVLEEEVVRLEEQVVNCRQGLYQEAVKSSSQSEGNSSTSTTSRHIPVTTSISTISSNSTQLATDSVSDRTVSNVNRPTDGKRSLKKFHPHSVQSLEDTRGKENHSCINATKTKKDPGARIRTTIKKAPMVKNFGLKKSQLECSIDQDKAEHKIHGIQDERMSEGESNSPNKTSEDIVKCLSSIFLRMNTQRNRGMESNENCEEMEFGDPYGICSKELCKRDIGPYKHLCTIEASSMNPCWRTNSIFLIQRLKILLGKLALVNLQGLDHQQKLAFWINIYNSCMMNAFLEHGIPDSPEMIVALMQKATLNVSGQSLNAMTIEHFILRLPYHLKSTYSKGTINEEMTAKSLFGLEWSEPLVTFALSCGSRSSPAVRVYTASQVENDLETAKKDYLQAAVGISKLHKLAIPKLLDWYMLDFAKDLESLLDWICLQLPTELRKEALNCIERRRKEPVSQLVEVMPYEFNFRYLFQR, encoded by the exons ATGAATACCAGAGTCAGAACAAGAATTCAAACCATGAAAGCAGAAGCTCCAGTGAACCATGAAAAA CTGGAGAAACAAACTAGGATTGCATCAATGGAATCCGAGAAATCTACAACTGCCAGTCGTCGTAGatcaagaagagaaagaaaaatggCTTTACAACAAGAT GTTGATAAGCTAAAGAAGAAACTAAGATATGAAGAAAATGTTCACAGAGCATTAGAAAGAGCTTTTACTAGACCATTAGGTGTTCTACCTCGTCTTCCCCCATATCTACCTCCATAT aCATTAGAACTTCTAGCTGAGGTAGCTGTTTTGGAAGAAGAGGTTGTTAGGTTAGAAGAACAAGTTGTAAATTGTAGACAAGGGCTTTATCAAGAAGCTGTTAAATCTTCATCTCAATCGGAAGGAAATTCATCAACATCGACAACTTCTAGACATATACCAGTTACTACTAGTATCAGTACAATTTCTTCCAATTCAACCCAATTGGCAACTGACTCGGTTTCGGACCGAACCGTGAGTAATGTTAATAGACCGACGGATGGAAAACGATCCTTGAAAAAGTTCCATCCTCATTCGGTTCAATCATTAGAAGATACTAGGGGTAAAGAGAATCATTCTTGTATTAACGCTACCAAGACAAAGAAAGACCCAGGTGCAAGAATCAGAACCACGATAAAGAAAGCTCCAATGGtgaagaattttggtcttaaaaAATCACAG CTAGAATGTAGTATAGACCAAGATAAGGCAGAACATAAAATTCATGGAATTCAAGATGAAAGAATGTCAGAAGGGGAAAGCAATAGCCCGAACAAAACTTCGGAGGATATAGTGAAGTGTTTGTCGAGCATCTTCTTAAGAATGAACACACAGAGAAATAGAGGAATGGAGTCTAATGAAAATTGTGAAGAAATGGAATTTGGAGACCCTTATGGTATTTGTAGTAAGGAGTTATGTAAAAGAGATATTGGGCCGTATAAACATCTTTGCACAATTGAAGCTAGCTCGATGAATCCTTGCTGGAGAACTAACTCTATATTTCTAATCCAAAGACTTAA GATTCTTCTCGGAAAACTAGCATTAGTTAACTTACAGGGACTTGATCATCAACAGAAGCTCGCTTTTTGGATCAATATCTATAattcttgtatgatgaac GCCTTCTTAGAGCATGGGATACCCGACAGTCCGGAGATGATTGTTGCATTGATGCAGAAG GCAACCTTAAACGTCAGCGGACAGTCACTGAATGCGATGACGATCGAGCATTTCATTTTGAGGCTGCCTTATCATTTAAAATCG ACATATTCTAAAGGTACAATAAATGAGGAAATGACTGCAAAAAGCCTATTTGGATTGGAGTGGTCTGAGCCTTTGGTTACATTTGCACTCTCGTGTGGAAGCAGGTCCTCTCCAGCT GTGAGAGTATACACTGCTTCCCAAGTTGAAAATGATCTTGAAACAGCTAAAAAAGACTACTTGCAAGCAGCAGTTGGCATCTCTAAATTGCACAAATTAGCGATTCCAAAATTGTTAGATTGGTACATGCTCGACTTCGCAAAGGATTTAGAATCATTACTGGATTGGATATGTCTGCAATTACCGACCGAGTTAAGGAAGGAAGCACTCAACTGTATTGAGAGGCGGCGAAAGGAACCTGTTTCACAACTCGTAGAAGTGATGCCCTATGAATTCAATTTCAGGTATCTTTTCCAACGGTAA